Proteins encoded in a region of the Psychromicrobium lacuslunae genome:
- a CDS encoding class I SAM-dependent methyltransferase, with the protein MSTTTHSKGTISMSARDPGLAFTDGALQFESWSETLWDPAARTVVQQADLQPGETVLDACCGSGAVTVPAAQAVGPEGSVDGVDLSSGLLALAGKKLAAERILNSTLTHADVTQWRGHRTYDAVLCSYSVFFFAPMDEGVDHLVSLLRPGGRLVLNTWVAGALSPLAELILQAAVIERPRLANVVPLANHNMEMISSAELLSNWLEQRGLNSVRVSTHPLQLSVSAEMAWALVMGSGWRTLLPRDPEAIARVRQNFISSVLQLGEPVAFNSDTLVATAIKP; encoded by the coding sequence ATGAGCACCACAACCCATTCGAAGGGAACCATCAGCATGTCAGCACGCGATCCGGGTCTTGCCTTCACCGATGGTGCCTTGCAATTCGAATCCTGGTCGGAGACACTCTGGGACCCGGCAGCTCGCACCGTCGTGCAGCAAGCCGATTTGCAGCCGGGAGAAACCGTCCTCGACGCCTGTTGCGGCTCCGGCGCGGTCACCGTTCCCGCCGCTCAGGCGGTTGGCCCCGAAGGTTCGGTCGATGGCGTTGACCTCTCCTCCGGCTTGCTCGCCCTAGCCGGCAAAAAACTCGCCGCAGAGCGGATCCTGAACAGCACGCTGACCCACGCCGACGTCACCCAATGGCGCGGGCACCGCACCTACGACGCCGTGCTGTGCTCCTATTCGGTCTTCTTCTTCGCCCCGATGGACGAGGGTGTCGACCACCTAGTATCTCTGCTGCGCCCCGGCGGTCGGCTGGTACTCAACACCTGGGTCGCTGGCGCGCTATCGCCGCTCGCTGAACTCATCTTGCAGGCCGCCGTGATCGAACGCCCTCGATTGGCCAATGTGGTTCCGTTGGCTAACCACAATATGGAGATGATTTCCAGTGCCGAATTGCTGAGCAATTGGCTCGAGCAACGCGGCCTGAACTCGGTGCGGGTCAGCACCCACCCCCTGCAACTCAGCGTTAGCGCGGAGATGGCCTGGGCACTGGTAATGGGCAGCGGCTGGCGCACCCTATTGCCCCGGGACCCCGAGGCGATTGCTCGAGTACGTCAGAATTTCATTTCCTCGGTACTACAACTAGGCGAACCGGTGGCCTTTAACTCGGACACCTTAGTCGCCACCGCGATCAAGCCCTAA
- a CDS encoding class I SAM-dependent methyltransferase: MSLWDQASSGFAYWQRELWQPLADQLVAQARLKPGEHVFDACCGTGSSAYPAALAVGESGRVEAVDLSKSMIDLAQESWPPLPQLSFAVGDLTGCSAIRSYDAVLCGFGLFFLGSPNEALALLSAQLRNGGRLVMSSWQNRPFEPLSSIVVEALAEQGVTVRASPEVRNIGAMNSAAKLSELLNVAGFGEIQLTSVRHRLELDADSGWQFVQGSLLSSSLPQQPAALAKLRERLSPELAGLSIHADALIANATKTSASKTHAGKG; this comes from the coding sequence ATGTCGCTCTGGGATCAGGCTTCTAGCGGTTTCGCGTACTGGCAGCGCGAACTATGGCAGCCGCTAGCGGATCAGCTAGTGGCTCAAGCACGACTGAAACCGGGCGAGCATGTCTTCGACGCCTGCTGTGGTACCGGCAGCTCCGCTTACCCGGCAGCACTTGCGGTTGGGGAATCGGGCCGGGTTGAGGCGGTCGACCTGTCGAAATCGATGATTGATCTAGCTCAAGAGAGTTGGCCGCCGCTGCCGCAATTGAGCTTCGCGGTCGGCGACCTCACGGGCTGCTCGGCCATCCGAAGCTATGATGCCGTGCTCTGCGGGTTCGGGCTGTTCTTCCTGGGCAGCCCAAACGAGGCGTTGGCACTGCTTAGCGCACAGTTGCGAAACGGCGGTCGGCTGGTGATGAGCAGCTGGCAGAACCGACCGTTCGAACCGCTCAGCAGCATCGTTGTCGAGGCCTTGGCCGAGCAGGGCGTCACGGTCCGTGCCAGCCCTGAAGTCCGCAATATCGGCGCAATGAATTCCGCCGCAAAACTTAGCGAGTTGCTCAACGTTGCAGGTTTCGGCGAGATTCAACTGACTTCGGTGCGTCACCGTCTGGAGCTCGACGCTGACTCCGGCTGGCAATTCGTACAAGGCAGTTTGCTGAGTTCCTCACTGCCTCAACAGCCGGCCGCACTAGCTAAGCTCCGCGAACGACTAAGCCCTGAGCTGGCAGGCCTTAGCATTCACGCCGATGCGTTGATCGCCAATGCGACTAAAACCAGCGCAAGCAAAACCCATGCTGGCAAAGGCTGA
- the sigK gene encoding ECF RNA polymerase sigma factor SigK, giving the protein MDTPQEVDVPDGAEHAQPQLADLINATARQDEEAFAELYRVSSRKVFGLARRILIDAELAEDTTQEVYLQVWQNAARFDRNSGSAMAWLMTITHRRAVDKVRSNQSAVNREARYGAASQSMEHDEVAETVSDRLDAEAVLKCLGNLTDTQQESVRLAYYGGLTYREVAEKLGAAVPTVKSRIRDGLQRLKSCLEVR; this is encoded by the coding sequence ATGGATACCCCACAAGAAGTTGATGTTCCCGACGGTGCTGAGCACGCTCAGCCTCAGCTAGCGGATCTCATCAATGCCACCGCGCGCCAAGACGAGGAAGCCTTCGCTGAGCTTTATCGAGTGTCCTCGCGTAAAGTTTTTGGTCTGGCTCGGCGGATACTGATTGATGCCGAGCTCGCTGAGGACACCACCCAAGAAGTTTATCTTCAGGTCTGGCAGAACGCCGCCCGGTTCGACCGCAATTCTGGCTCAGCCATGGCCTGGCTGATGACCATAACGCACCGTCGAGCGGTGGACAAAGTCCGTTCAAACCAGAGCGCGGTCAATCGCGAAGCACGTTATGGCGCGGCCAGCCAATCCATGGAGCACGACGAAGTGGCCGAAACGGTGAGCGATCGTCTTGATGCCGAAGCAGTGCTGAAATGTCTTGGCAATCTGACCGATACGCAGCAAGAATCGGTCAGATTGGCATACTACGGTGGGCTGACCTACCGGGAGGTCGCAGAAAAATTGGGGGCCGCCGTGCCGACGGTGAAATCACGAATTAGAGATGGATTGCAGCGCTTGAAGTCATGTTTGGAGGTGCGCTGA
- a CDS encoding anti-sigma factor: MNENFAEEIRSDLAEGRVLELAELVALNAVDDAERALIDDHLQSADEAVRQDFARRVRETEETLAEAYATAEAEPPQGLWDQIQSKIADQANSVQADTVQLPDPATTPPEQLKSEAIPGSLSDADAAQGAIPGRAAATDELAARRSKRTARSLRGWLIGAVAAAAVIVAGSFGVSSLIQAQDPIHQVISAADSRISTVPVQGGGEAKINLSSSRQAAVLQMSDVPAPQSGSTYQLWLIPVGGGKPSSLGLMSSADDLGKPALVQNVKTGETLAITVEPAGGSAEPTTKPVMVAPISL, from the coding sequence ATGAACGAAAATTTTGCTGAAGAGATTCGAAGCGACCTCGCCGAAGGCCGCGTACTCGAACTAGCTGAGTTGGTGGCTCTGAACGCTGTTGATGACGCCGAACGGGCATTGATTGACGATCATTTGCAGTCCGCCGATGAAGCCGTACGTCAAGACTTCGCGCGCAGGGTTCGTGAGACAGAAGAGACCCTAGCCGAGGCCTATGCCACTGCCGAGGCAGAGCCACCGCAAGGGCTATGGGACCAAATTCAGTCCAAGATCGCTGACCAAGCGAACTCGGTGCAGGCAGATACTGTTCAACTGCCAGATCCGGCGACCACGCCGCCGGAGCAACTCAAATCAGAAGCAATTCCAGGTTCGCTTTCGGACGCCGATGCGGCCCAGGGCGCAATTCCGGGCCGCGCCGCCGCAACTGACGAACTCGCCGCTCGTCGCAGCAAACGCACCGCACGGTCCTTGCGGGGCTGGCTAATCGGTGCGGTTGCCGCAGCCGCAGTGATCGTGGCGGGCAGCTTCGGGGTGAGTTCTTTGATCCAGGCTCAGGATCCGATCCATCAGGTGATCAGTGCCGCAGACAGCCGAATCAGTACAGTTCCGGTGCAGGGTGGCGGCGAGGCGAAGATCAATCTTTCCAGTTCGCGACAGGCAGCCGTGCTGCAAATGAGCGATGTGCCAGCGCCGCAGAGTGGAAGTACTTATCAGCTGTGGTTGATTCCGGTCGGTGGTGGCAAGCCTTCATCACTCGGTCTGATGAGTTCTGCCGATGACCTCGGTAAACCGGCTTTGGTGCAGAACGTGAAAACTGGCGAGACCTTGGCGATCACTGTCGAACCCGCTGGTGGTTCCGCTGAGCCGACCACGAAGCCAGTGATGGTCGCCCCGATCAGCCTCTGA
- a CDS encoding MerR family transcriptional regulator: MSATDWSIAELAKMSKVSSRTLRHYHQIGLLQPAWTAANGYRYYQQPELIRLQRILLLRELDLGLETIAEVLRGQTDELEALGTHHRWLLAERDRMSQLAQTVQSTMTSLTGGESYRKEGIMNAAKMFEGFDKNPYQEEAVQRWGEEAVERANASWAKMSGNEREAALAEAEAINVELADCQQAGLAVEDERVQAAVARHYRWIKLSWTPTAESYLGLGQLYIDDDRFRRNFEKVGATPEYLLAAMKVYAAENL, from the coding sequence ATGTCAGCAACTGATTGGTCAATTGCTGAGCTAGCCAAGATGTCGAAGGTCTCCTCGCGTACGCTCCGGCATTATCACCAGATCGGTTTACTGCAACCTGCCTGGACGGCGGCCAATGGGTATCGCTACTACCAGCAGCCAGAATTGATTCGCTTGCAGCGGATTCTACTGCTCCGCGAGCTTGACTTGGGGCTGGAAACCATTGCCGAGGTGCTGCGCGGGCAAACTGACGAGCTTGAGGCATTAGGCACCCACCACCGCTGGTTGCTTGCGGAGCGCGATCGGATGTCTCAACTCGCGCAGACCGTGCAGAGCACGATGACCTCCCTCACCGGAGGGGAAAGTTACCGTAAGGAAGGAATCATGAACGCAGCGAAGATGTTCGAAGGGTTCGATAAGAACCCCTATCAAGAGGAAGCAGTTCAGCGCTGGGGAGAAGAAGCGGTGGAACGCGCCAATGCCAGCTGGGCCAAGATGTCGGGCAACGAGCGCGAGGCAGCGCTGGCCGAAGCCGAGGCGATCAATGTCGAATTGGCTGACTGCCAGCAGGCCGGGCTGGCCGTCGAGGACGAGAGAGTGCAGGCTGCCGTCGCCCGGCACTATCGGTGGATCAAGCTGAGTTGGACACCAACCGCTGAGAGCTACCTCGGCCTAGGACAGCTCTACATTGACGACGACCGGTTCCGAAGGAACTTCGAAAAGGTGGGGGCCACACCGGAGTACCTGCTGGCGGCGATGAAGGTCTACGCAGCAGAAAATCTCTAA
- a CDS encoding electron transfer flavoprotein subunit alpha/FixB family protein, whose product MSTVVVFIDLLVATPAPNGGLPKSSQELLTLAATLGEVAAAVAGEPSSEQLEDLGRYGVQQLVKSSQPELADYSVLPKAEFLAQAAEQLAADIVLADNSGEAKEVAARAALLLDAGVVSDVVGLSPELIAEKSVLAGSYLVSARVTSARSVFTVKANSLEPVPAGSSVEPKVQQLSVNFSERALAAKVVQRIPRAISSRPELTEARIVIAGGRGVNGDFGPLEALADVLGGAVGASRAATDAGWIEHSLQIGQTGKTVSPQLYVSAGISGAIQQKAGMQTSKVIVAVNKDPESPVFEIADFGIVGDLFEVLPQAVEEIKRRRQ is encoded by the coding sequence ATGAGCACAGTAGTTGTTTTTATTGATTTGCTGGTCGCAACTCCGGCTCCGAACGGAGGGCTGCCGAAGTCTAGTCAGGAGCTCTTGACCTTGGCCGCTACCCTGGGCGAAGTTGCTGCGGCGGTAGCCGGGGAACCGAGCAGTGAGCAACTTGAGGACCTCGGCCGTTACGGGGTTCAGCAGCTGGTAAAGAGTTCGCAGCCCGAGCTTGCTGACTATTCGGTGCTGCCGAAGGCCGAGTTTCTGGCGCAGGCAGCCGAGCAGCTGGCCGCCGATATAGTGCTGGCGGATAACTCCGGCGAAGCCAAAGAAGTGGCAGCTAGAGCAGCCTTGTTGCTGGACGCCGGGGTAGTGTCCGATGTGGTTGGCCTCAGCCCTGAGCTGATCGCTGAAAAATCGGTGCTGGCCGGTTCCTACTTGGTCTCGGCGCGAGTGACCTCTGCCCGGTCGGTATTCACCGTGAAAGCCAATTCACTCGAACCGGTGCCCGCAGGAAGTAGCGTTGAGCCGAAGGTACAACAACTCAGTGTGAACTTCTCCGAGCGGGCGCTCGCGGCGAAGGTAGTGCAGCGTATTCCTCGCGCGATCAGTAGTCGTCCAGAGCTTACCGAGGCACGTATCGTGATTGCCGGGGGCCGTGGGGTTAACGGTGACTTCGGGCCGTTGGAGGCGCTTGCGGACGTGTTGGGTGGCGCCGTGGGGGCATCCCGAGCCGCTACCGATGCGGGCTGGATCGAACATTCTCTGCAGATCGGCCAGACCGGCAAGACGGTTTCCCCTCAGCTGTATGTTTCTGCCGGAATATCGGGTGCAATCCAGCAGAAGGCTGGCATGCAGACCTCGAAAGTGATTGTCGCGGTGAATAAAGATCCGGAATCGCCGGTTTTTGAGATCGCTGATTTTGGCATTGTCGGCGATCTTTTCGAGGTGCTGCCGCAAGCCGTCGAGGAAATCAAGCGCCGTCGCCAATAA
- a CDS encoding electron transfer flavoprotein subunit beta/FixA family protein, producing MTIAVLVKYVPDTQFDRHLAAGDGRLDRSESILSELDEYPLEAALQLAEERGGEAAGNRIIAVTMGPEAAVGAVKKALQIGAYEGVHLTDPALAGSDLAATSLALAALIKKLGSVDLVLTGMSSTDGETALLPALLAGRLDLPQLTLASSIEISERSITVHRDGDAYTEVIESVLPAVVSVTDQINQPRYPNFKGIMAAKKRQISVLSLADLELSAEQVGSAGSWTEVQQARPRPARSAGVVITDDGDAGLKLVDFLAEQNLL from the coding sequence CTGACGATTGCGGTTTTGGTGAAATACGTGCCGGACACCCAGTTCGATCGGCATCTGGCGGCCGGGGACGGGCGCCTGGACCGGTCCGAAAGTATCTTATCTGAACTGGACGAGTACCCTCTGGAGGCGGCTTTACAGCTCGCCGAGGAACGAGGTGGGGAGGCGGCTGGGAATCGGATTATCGCCGTGACGATGGGGCCGGAGGCGGCGGTAGGCGCGGTGAAGAAGGCTCTCCAGATTGGCGCCTATGAAGGTGTCCATCTCACCGACCCGGCGCTGGCCGGATCGGATCTGGCCGCCACCTCCTTAGCCCTAGCCGCGTTGATCAAAAAGCTCGGTTCAGTCGATTTGGTGCTCACCGGAATGTCCTCCACCGATGGCGAAACCGCGCTGCTCCCCGCCCTTTTAGCCGGCCGATTAGATCTGCCGCAACTGACTTTGGCATCGTCAATCGAGATCTCAGAGCGCAGCATCACTGTGCACCGTGACGGGGATGCCTATACCGAGGTGATCGAAAGCGTGCTGCCAGCCGTGGTCTCGGTGACCGATCAGATTAATCAGCCGAGGTACCCCAATTTCAAGGGCATTATGGCGGCGAAGAAACGCCAGATCAGTGTGCTGTCGCTCGCTGATCTGGAACTGAGCGCTGAACAGGTCGGCAGCGCCGGGTCCTGGACTGAAGTTCAGCAGGCAAGGCCTCGACCGGCACGGAGCGCCGGAGTGGTGATCACCGATGACGGCGATGCCGGGCTGAAACTTGTTGATTTCCTCGCCGAACAGAACTTGCTTTAG
- a CDS encoding ABC transporter ATP-binding protein: protein MTNILSTRNLQKSYGNTMALAGVDLDLRSGESVAIMGASGSGKTTLLHCLAGIITPDAGMVGFASSRGAQTISVMRETERSRLRRESFGFVFQQGLLLPELTALENVALALMLGGTPRSQAENYAQQWLASLGLAGMEQRRIGELSGGQAQRVAIARAQVTGASVIFADEPTGALDSQTSGEVMDALLNSTVGLGKTLILVTHDAAVAARCGRLVRLQDGRIISDSAAKPGHSDQQTASQPQPAQPQTGHAQPRTTQVA, encoded by the coding sequence ATGACAAATATCCTCAGTACCCGAAACCTGCAGAAGAGCTATGGCAACACAATGGCCCTCGCTGGCGTCGATCTCGATCTGCGCAGCGGTGAATCCGTGGCCATTATGGGCGCCTCGGGCTCTGGGAAAACGACTCTGCTGCACTGCTTAGCCGGAATTATCACTCCGGATGCCGGCATGGTTGGTTTTGCCAGCTCCCGCGGCGCCCAAACAATCTCGGTGATGCGCGAAACCGAGCGCTCCCGATTGCGGCGTGAATCTTTCGGTTTCGTCTTCCAGCAAGGCCTGCTGCTCCCCGAGCTAACCGCCTTGGAAAATGTGGCGCTCGCCCTGATGCTCGGTGGCACACCTCGTAGCCAGGCAGAAAACTATGCTCAGCAGTGGCTAGCCAGTCTTGGCTTGGCCGGAATGGAACAGCGCCGAATCGGCGAGCTCTCTGGCGGCCAGGCACAGCGGGTTGCTATAGCACGCGCCCAGGTCACCGGAGCGAGCGTGATCTTTGCCGATGAGCCCACTGGGGCACTCGATTCACAGACGTCCGGGGAGGTGATGGATGCCTTGCTCAATAGCACAGTTGGACTGGGAAAGACTCTGATTTTGGTGACCCATGACGCCGCTGTTGCCGCTCGCTGTGGACGGCTGGTACGGCTGCAAGACGGCCGGATCATCAGCGACAGCGCGGCCAAGCCCGGGCATTCCGACCAGCAGACAGCTAGCCAGCCGCAGCCGGCTCAGCCCCAGACCGGGCACGCTCAGCCGCGTACAACGCAGGTGGCCTGA
- a CDS encoding FtsX-like permease family protein, translating to MSAILNPPLPQLSPNTKQRGASGLRTVIRLSLLTARGGIAGSTLVLPVVAFALTTTLLLVVLAGTLSFFRWQDEYSGLYQTLAAIAVALLVVPLLALGGSAARLSARRRDDKLSTLRLLGATPATVNAMTVLESSVLALGGAVIGVLGYLLLTPLVGLIHFRGEALGASALWLSPLLIVAVVLAVVLLAIVSAAIGLRRVNISPLGVRTRQNPPKVAVLRIIIGAVFLLGVYLAMSNIGAFGSVAAIALVMLLGFGGVIAMLNLMGPAILGMLAQRQWRRAQTPVKLLASRQILESPKAAWRQVSGVAMTSFMAVFCGVGLSIVGDAESSGASGQDAFLISDTRTGVIITLVISFIMVACSIGVNQASQILDRAEILVSLDRLGAPRQVIEAARSRAVMSPLRIVSLGSALIAAVLVFPLTALSVFMNPVTILLVLACLFGGILLVWLSLKATAPVMSKTLSSAERV from the coding sequence ATGAGTGCAATACTCAATCCGCCGCTGCCCCAGCTAAGCCCGAACACCAAACAACGGGGTGCTTCAGGACTGCGCACCGTCATCCGGCTGAGCCTCTTGACCGCGCGCGGCGGGATAGCGGGTAGCACTCTCGTGCTACCAGTGGTCGCCTTCGCGCTCACCACCACCTTGCTGCTCGTGGTACTCGCTGGAACGTTATCCTTCTTCCGCTGGCAGGACGAATACAGCGGCCTTTATCAGACCCTGGCAGCAATTGCAGTTGCCTTATTGGTGGTTCCGCTACTGGCCTTGGGCGGCTCTGCAGCCCGGCTATCGGCGCGGCGACGCGACGATAAACTTTCCACGCTCCGCTTATTGGGCGCCACTCCGGCCACCGTCAACGCCATGACGGTGTTGGAGTCAAGCGTGCTAGCACTCGGTGGAGCAGTGATCGGCGTACTCGGCTATTTGCTGCTCACTCCCCTGGTCGGTCTGATTCACTTCCGTGGTGAGGCTTTAGGAGCTAGCGCACTATGGCTCAGCCCGCTGCTGATCGTCGCCGTCGTGCTGGCAGTTGTATTGCTGGCCATAGTGAGCGCGGCAATTGGTCTGCGTCGAGTCAATATTTCGCCGCTCGGAGTACGGACCCGGCAGAATCCGCCTAAAGTCGCGGTGCTCAGAATCATTATCGGTGCTGTTTTCTTGCTGGGGGTCTACCTGGCGATGTCGAACATTGGCGCCTTCGGCTCGGTCGCTGCCATCGCCTTGGTAATGCTGCTGGGCTTCGGTGGCGTAATAGCGATGCTCAACCTGATGGGACCGGCAATCCTGGGGATGCTGGCCCAACGACAATGGCGACGTGCTCAAACGCCGGTCAAGCTACTGGCCAGCAGACAGATCCTTGAATCGCCGAAAGCCGCCTGGCGCCAGGTCTCCGGGGTGGCAATGACAAGTTTCATGGCGGTATTCTGCGGGGTCGGCTTATCGATAGTGGGTGACGCTGAATCTTCGGGCGCGAGCGGACAAGATGCTTTCCTGATTAGTGACACCCGCACCGGGGTGATCATTACGCTAGTGATTTCCTTCATTATGGTGGCCTGCTCGATTGGCGTAAATCAAGCATCACAGATCTTGGATCGAGCCGAAATCCTGGTCAGTTTGGATCGTCTGGGTGCGCCGCGGCAAGTGATTGAAGCAGCCCGCAGCAGGGCTGTCATGTCACCGCTGCGGATTGTCTCACTCGGTTCAGCACTGATTGCTGCGGTGCTGGTGTTTCCGCTTACTGCACTCTCGGTTTTTATGAACCCGGTCACCATTCTGCTGGTGCTAGCCTGCTTATTCGGTGGCATCCTGCTGGTCTGGTTGAGCCTGAAGGCCACTGCACCGGTGATGTCCAAGACCCTGAGCTCGGCCGAAAGAGTCTGA
- a CDS encoding S1C family serine protease: MSEQTPGSQPEPQNPEPQHNESQSIAPAGPVGQPTPSEGSTGTPTPHPQGWWQSATAQGRAAQENPNQRTPGQQSQGQQTQTQQSQAQSSGNAGETAPISLNETQPLTTAPGYPSPNFQPSTPAAEQPRYAHPQSTHPGNSFGAPTPLPPAAGAANGATGSGRKRFGTGALVAGMVIAAVIGAGASLGTTGLLAGGQSNAGSVQQSQNSPVIVNNAESVNAITGAAAKASPSVVTIGVNSGSAGGTGSGIILDSSGNILTNTHVVTLDGKAANPTIQVKLNDGRVFSAKIVGTDPLNDLAVIKIDATDLKPADLGDSSKVNVGDTAIAIGAPLGLSGTVTDGIVSTANRTISVASSAVPKQQSDSSQSENGGNGGFNFAPPDGSSPNTSAQGSININVIQTDAAINPGNSGGALVNSSGQVIGVNVAIAGTGSSSSDSSSGGNIGVGFSIPINTAKRIAQELISSGKASHGQLGVSVRPQSAGSDQEQQSSSSFTVGAVVAQVTSGSAAEKAGIKVGDVITNLGSRVIDDASSLTAAVREQAAGSTVKVSYLRGGKTQSVDVTLGAASE; encoded by the coding sequence ATGTCAGAGCAAACACCCGGTTCGCAGCCAGAACCGCAGAATCCTGAGCCACAACACAACGAGTCGCAGAGCATCGCGCCAGCAGGCCCGGTGGGTCAGCCGACGCCTAGTGAGGGTTCGACCGGCACCCCCACGCCGCATCCGCAAGGATGGTGGCAGAGCGCAACAGCGCAGGGCAGAGCGGCGCAGGAGAACCCCAATCAACGGACCCCCGGTCAACAGAGCCAGGGCCAGCAAACTCAGACCCAGCAATCTCAGGCCCAGTCCAGCGGGAATGCCGGTGAGACAGCGCCGATCTCGTTGAATGAGACTCAGCCGCTCACCACGGCACCGGGGTATCCTTCGCCAAACTTTCAGCCTTCGACGCCAGCAGCGGAACAGCCTCGTTATGCTCACCCGCAGAGCACCCACCCGGGTAATTCCTTTGGCGCCCCGACGCCGCTGCCACCCGCGGCCGGTGCTGCCAATGGCGCGACGGGAAGCGGTCGGAAGCGTTTCGGTACCGGTGCCTTGGTTGCCGGAATGGTGATCGCCGCGGTGATCGGAGCCGGTGCCTCGCTGGGCACCACCGGTTTGCTGGCCGGCGGTCAAAGCAACGCCGGATCGGTACAACAGAGCCAAAACTCGCCAGTCATTGTCAATAATGCCGAATCGGTTAATGCGATTACCGGGGCGGCGGCGAAAGCTTCACCCTCGGTGGTCACCATTGGGGTTAACTCGGGAAGCGCCGGTGGCACCGGTTCAGGCATCATTCTCGACAGCAGTGGCAATATCCTGACAAATACTCACGTCGTCACCCTTGACGGCAAAGCCGCTAATCCGACGATTCAGGTCAAGCTCAATGACGGCCGGGTCTTCAGCGCCAAAATCGTTGGTACCGATCCGCTCAATGACCTCGCCGTGATCAAAATTGATGCAACCGACTTGAAGCCCGCCGACTTGGGGGATTCCAGCAAGGTCAATGTGGGTGATACCGCAATTGCCATCGGTGCTCCACTCGGGCTCAGCGGCACGGTGACCGATGGCATCGTCTCCACTGCCAACCGGACAATTTCGGTGGCTTCCTCTGCGGTACCGAAGCAGCAAAGCGACTCCTCGCAGAGCGAGAACGGTGGTAACGGTGGCTTCAACTTCGCACCGCCGGATGGCTCCTCGCCCAACACCAGCGCCCAGGGGTCAATCAATATCAATGTGATTCAGACCGATGCGGCGATTAATCCGGGTAACTCCGGTGGTGCTCTGGTTAACTCTTCGGGCCAAGTCATCGGCGTCAACGTCGCTATTGCCGGTACCGGTTCGAGTTCGAGTGACAGCAGCAGCGGCGGGAACATTGGCGTCGGCTTCTCAATTCCGATCAACACCGCAAAACGGATTGCCCAGGAGCTGATCTCGAGCGGCAAAGCTAGTCATGGTCAGCTAGGGGTGAGTGTGCGACCCCAATCGGCTGGCAGCGACCAGGAGCAGCAGTCTAGTTCTTCCTTCACCGTCGGGGCGGTGGTGGCCCAGGTAACCAGTGGATCTGCCGCCGAAAAGGCAGGTATCAAGGTGGGTGATGTGATCACTAACCTCGGCAGCCGGGTGATTGACGATGCCTCCTCGCTGACCGCGGCGGTGCGCGAACAAGCTGCAGGCAGCACCGTTAAGGTGAGCTACCTGCGTGGCGGCAAAACTCAATCGGTGGACGTCACCCTGGGGGCGGCAAGCGAATAA